A stretch of DNA from Planctomycetaceae bacterium:
GCGGACGTGCCCTCCCCCGAACGTCGCTTCGCTCGTTCGACCCCTCCCTTTTGGCCTTCGGCCGGGAGGGGTTCCTTCACCAGCACCGCACGTTGCAGGTTCTTGCAACCACCTCTCACGGCGAAACGCCCGAACGCAGTTCCTGCAATCAGGCGAGAGTGACGCTGCCATTGGCGAGCAGCAGCAGGCAGTCGGCCAGCCGTTTGGCTTCGTCGTGGCTGTGCGTGACGTGCATGACGGTGACGTGTTCTTCCCGGCGGACGTTTTGCAGCAAGTCGCACATCTGCTGCCGCGTTTCCGCATCCAGAGAACTCAGCGGTTCGTCAAGGCACAGGGCAGCGGGCCGAAATGACAGCGCCCGCCCCAGAGCCACTCGCTGCTGTTCTCCGCCGCTGAGTCCCGGAGGCGTGCGGTCCAGCAGGTGTCCGATGCCCAGCAGTTCGGCCAGTTCGGACACTCGCCGCCGAATCACCTGCTTCGACGACTTTCGAACCACAAGCGCAAACGCCAGATGATCGCGGACGGACATTCGGCGAAACAGGGCTCCGTCCTGAGGCACGTAGCCGATTCCCCGAACCGCCGGGTTCAGGTCGGTGACATCACTTCCGTTCAGCCGAATGCGACCGGAAACGATTCGGCGCAGCCCGATGATGGATTCCAGAATTGTGGTCTTGCCGGTGCCGGTGCGCCCCATCAGCACAGCGTACTTTCCCGTCGGCACCGTCAGCGACACATTGGTCAACTGAAAGCTGCCGGCTCGAACCGTCAGATTCTCCACAGCGATCATGCCGATTCCCGATTTCTGCCATTCGCGCGGCGAAGTGACACACGTTCACTGACCGGCTAAATTTCTCCGTCCGCGATTGCGAGCCCGGTCCGGAGCGATCGCATTGTGGCCATTCTTTTTCGAATGCCAAACGACGAACCTGTGCTGATTCCGCTTTTCTGTCTTGTCGCGTTTCTGGTCGGAGGCATCCCGTTCGGGTATCTGGCCGGCCGCGCGCTGCTGAAGGACGACATTCGGAAACACGGCAGCGGCAACATCGGAGCCACCAACGTCGGCCGTGTCATCGGCTGGAAGTGGGGCGGACTGGTGCTGGTCCTGGACGCGTTGAAGGGCATGCTGCCGACCTGGCTGGCGATGAAGGTCGCGAGCGAACAGTTGCCCGAATCACTGCGTCTGCACGCTGCGGTTGCGACAGGGATCTGCGCGATCATCGGCCACATGTATCCGGTTTACCTGAAACTACGCGGCGGAAAGGGAGTCGCGACGGCTCTGGGTGTCGTGCTGGTGCTGGCTCCGAAGGCCGTCGGAGTCGCGTTTGTCGTGTTTCTGGCCGTGACCGGTCTGACTCGCAAGGTCGCGCTGGCGTCGATGGCGGCCGCGGTCACGTTTGGAATCGTGCAGTTGTGGCTGATGGGAACAACTGCCACCGAACCGCAGTTTTCGTCGATGACAGCGTTTTCCGTGCTGGTCCCGCTGCTGATTATCTGGCGGCATCGAAGTAACATCATGCGGATGTTAAGCGGCACGGAACCACCGGTGACAAAATCGGCCGCTCCTGATTCTGCCCGGCGGGACTCTGACGACACGAACTGATGTCGCAGGTGCGTCGCCGTTAGAATTCATAGCCGCCCTTGTCCTTCTGCGCCGGCTCCCGATCCTGTCGGCGTCGTCCGGTATCTGATTTCGTTCGCATTCCGTGCGAGGCGTCGATCGCTCGCCGATGAAGTCGAACCATGTACTGCGAGTATTGCAATTCGTTTTCAGGACCGTTGCAGCCAAATGCCAACCGCACTTTCACAAACGTCCGCCGTCGAATCTTCGTCGCCGGCCTTCGTCAATATCTCCGCCTACAAATTCGTGGCGTTGAACGACCTGGAACGGCGCCGCGCCGATCTGCGGATTGTTGCCGACCGGCTGAAGCTGAAGGGCACCGTTCTGCTGAGTCCCGAAGGCATCAATCTGTTTGTCGCCGGGCCGAGAAAAGCCATCGACGAATTCGTCGACCACATTCGCAGCGACACAATGCTGGCGGATCTGCAGACAAAGGAAAGTCTCAGCCGGCACCAGCCCTTCAATCGCATGCTGATCAAACTCAAGCGGGAAATCATCGCGTTTGGTGTGCCGACCGTGAATCCGATCGAAGGCACTTCCCCAAAGCTGCCTCCTTCCGAACTGAAACGCTGGCTGGATGAAGGTCGCCGCGTCCATCTGCTGGACACTCGCAACGACTACGAAATTGAGATCGGCACCTTCGAGAACGCGATCCCGGCCGGCGTCGACAATTTCCGCGACTTTCCGGAAGCCGTTGAACGTCTTCCGCAGGAAATGAAGAACGAACCCGTCGTCATGTTCTGCACCGGCGGAATTCGGTGCGAAAAGGCCGGGCCGTTCATGGAACAGGCGGGATTCAAACACATCTTTCAGCTTGAAGGCGGCATCCTGAAGTACTTTGAGGAATGCGGCGGCGATCACTATGACGGCGATTGTTTCGTGTTCGATCAGCGAGTGGCCGTGGATCCGAATCTGCAGGAAACCGACTACGGCCTGTGCTACGTCTGCCAGGAAGTTGTGAGTCCGGAAGATCAGCAGTCGGAGAAATACGTTCCCGGCGAATCGTGTCCCAGGTGCTATCGGGAACCTGACGAACAATTACAGGAACGGCTGGCACAGCGAAATCAGCAACTGCGGCAGATTGCGGATCCGCTGCCTGGCAGCCAGCCGTACTTCAATCGGCGGCCGCTGAATGTTCCCGAACGCTTCACCGGACAGTCACTGATCGACTTCCTGTGCAGCTGGCATCCGCAGGTTTCGCGCGACGTCTGGCTGGAGAAAATCGCTGCGTCACAAATTGTCCCCGGACCGCGCTATGGGCGACGAAAACGCCGGAAGAAGTCGGCGGAAGAATCGCTGCCGCTGTCTCCTGATCGTCCGGTGCGCGGCGGCGAACGTTTTGAACATCTGCTGCCGGGAACCGTCGAACCGGACGTCGACCCGTCGGTTGAAATTCTGTTTGAGGACCGGGACTTTATCGTCGTCAACAAGCCGGCTCCGCTGCCGCTGCATCCTTCCGGCCGGTTCCATCGCAATACGCTGCATTTCATTCTGAACGAACTGTACCGGCCCGAACGACCGCTGCTGGTTCATCGTCTGGACGCAAACACGTCCGGTGTGCTGGTGCTGTGCCGCAGGCGAGCCGTGGCGAAGATCATCCAGCCTCAGTTTGAACAGCGAGCCGTCCGAAAGACGTACCTCGCACGCGTCATCGGACACCCGCCGGACGATGCCTTCGAATGCGCCGCTGCCGTTTCCGATTCTCCGAGCGACAACGGCATTCGTACGATTGACCCGACAAACGGTCTGGCAGCCGTCACACGATTCAAAGTTCTGCATCGCTTCTCCGACGGCACGTCGCTTCTGGAAGTGACGCCGGAGACAGGACGCACAAACCAGATTCGCATTCATCTGTGGCATCTGGGATTCCCGATTGTCGGCGACCCGACATACCTGCCGGCGAGCGGGCTTGGGGAAAACATCACGCTGAATGTCGGGTCGCCGCCGATGTGTCTGCACGCGTCCGCCATTTCCCTGCACGATCCGACCGGAAACCAGCGCCAGTTTCGCGCTGCTGATCCGGCCTGGGCTGCTCACGACGCGCTGAGACAGCCGGAGTGATTTCCGCGTTCCGATCGATCGCGAATCCGGCTGCAGCGGGCGACGATCGCGGGTCCACCGCGCGGGATGCGCGCCGTTTCGCGTCGGAATAATCCGTCCTATTCGGCTCGGACCGGCCGGAAGCCTCAAATCGCGGAAGCATTGGCACAGATTCGTGCCTACCATTTACCGCAAAAACAGCCCGACACGCAGTTTCCACCGGAATCTTTCTGACCCATCCGCGAACAACCGACGAATGCCGCCGGTAACTTTCCATGAAAACACTTCTCAAGATCCTGATTGTCCTGGGCGTGCTCGGCGGCGGAGCGTATGCCGCGTTGTCGGCAGGTTCCAACTGGCTGAAGGAACGCAACAAGCCGAAGTTTCGCACCAGCAAAGTCGAACGCGGCAACATCCGCATCACGGTCAACGCCACGGGCAAGGTCAAGCCTCCGCTGGAATACCATGTCGGCAGCTTCGTTTCGGGGCCAATCCTGGAACTGCTGGTCGACTGGAACGACGAAGTCTCCAAAGACCAGCTTCTGGCGACCATTGACCCGCGGATCTACGAGGCGAACGTGCAGCGCGACGACGCGGCGCTTAAGACGCGAATCGCGGAAGTGGAACGCGTCAAGGCCCAATTGCAGCAGGCTCGCAACGACAAGGCGCGCGGTGACCGGCTCCGGGAGGAAAACCGGGATTTCATCGCCCAGTCGGAACTTGATCAGCTGCGGTTCGGCCTGATGGCACTGGAAGCGCAGTTGACGATCGCCGAAGCGTCGGTCGC
This window harbors:
- a CDS encoding ATP-binding cassette domain-containing protein, whose product is MIAVENLTVRAGSFQLTNVSLTVPTGKYAVLMGRTGTGKTTILESIIGLRRIVSGRIRLNGSDVTDLNPAVRGIGYVPQDGALFRRMSVRDHLAFALVVRKSSKQVIRRRVSELAELLGIGHLLDRTPPGLSGGEQQRVALGRALSFRPAALCLDEPLSSLDAETRQQMCDLLQNVRREEHVTVMHVTHSHDEAKRLADCLLLLANGSVTLA
- the plsY gene encoding glycerol-3-phosphate 1-O-acyltransferase PlsY, with product MAILFRMPNDEPVLIPLFCLVAFLVGGIPFGYLAGRALLKDDIRKHGSGNIGATNVGRVIGWKWGGLVLVLDALKGMLPTWLAMKVASEQLPESLRLHAAVATGICAIIGHMYPVYLKLRGGKGVATALGVVLVLAPKAVGVAFVVFLAVTGLTRKVALASMAAAVTFGIVQLWLMGTTATEPQFSSMTAFSVLVPLLIIWRHRSNIMRMLSGTEPPVTKSAAPDSARRDSDDTN
- a CDS encoding sulfurtransferase; amino-acid sequence: MPTALSQTSAVESSSPAFVNISAYKFVALNDLERRRADLRIVADRLKLKGTVLLSPEGINLFVAGPRKAIDEFVDHIRSDTMLADLQTKESLSRHQPFNRMLIKLKREIIAFGVPTVNPIEGTSPKLPPSELKRWLDEGRRVHLLDTRNDYEIEIGTFENAIPAGVDNFRDFPEAVERLPQEMKNEPVVMFCTGGIRCEKAGPFMEQAGFKHIFQLEGGILKYFEECGGDHYDGDCFVFDQRVAVDPNLQETDYGLCYVCQEVVSPEDQQSEKYVPGESCPRCYREPDEQLQERLAQRNQQLRQIADPLPGSQPYFNRRPLNVPERFTGQSLIDFLCSWHPQVSRDVWLEKIAASQIVPGPRYGRRKRRKKSAEESLPLSPDRPVRGGERFEHLLPGTVEPDVDPSVEILFEDRDFIVVNKPAPLPLHPSGRFHRNTLHFILNELYRPERPLLVHRLDANTSGVLVLCRRRAVAKIIQPQFEQRAVRKTYLARVIGHPPDDAFECAAAVSDSPSDNGIRTIDPTNGLAAVTRFKVLHRFSDGTSLLEVTPETGRTNQIRIHLWHLGFPIVGDPTYLPASGLGENITLNVGSPPMCLHASAISLHDPTGNQRQFRAADPAWAAHDALRQPE